A part of Desulfonispora thiosulfatigenes DSM 11270 genomic DNA contains:
- a CDS encoding exonuclease SbcCD subunit D: protein MKIIHTGDWHIGKIVHSIHMTEDQRYILKQFIELVAKEKPDVVIIAGDLYDRSVPPVEAVELLDEVLSEILLDLNTPIMIVAGNHDSSDRLSFGSKILKDKGLYISGNLPHEFKPIVINDQRGPVNFYLVPYANPVIVRALYNDEKIINHDTAMKAIIEKIKENININERNVLITHAFVIGEQSVDTCESERPLSIGGTDYVDANHFNLFNYTALGHLHRPQKVGSEKIRYAGSLLKYSFSEHMQKKSISIIKMDGEGEIKVNQVELNPLRDMRKIKGKLENLLDADIYKDTNINDYLMVTIEDEGEIMDIMGKLRTVYPNVLSIEKISFAKDGVKVALGKDFAKKDTLELFSDFYCSLTGKEFTKEKKDILINVLKEINNEGR, encoded by the coding sequence TTGAAGATAATTCATACGGGAGATTGGCATATTGGTAAAATAGTTCATTCTATACATATGACGGAAGATCAAAGGTACATATTAAAGCAATTTATAGAATTAGTAGCGAAAGAAAAACCAGATGTAGTTATAATTGCGGGTGATTTATATGATAGATCAGTACCTCCAGTTGAAGCGGTGGAATTATTAGATGAAGTGTTGTCTGAAATTTTATTGGATTTAAATACACCTATCATGATTGTTGCAGGTAACCATGATAGCTCAGATCGTCTTAGCTTTGGGAGCAAGATTCTAAAAGATAAAGGATTATATATTAGCGGAAATTTACCTCATGAATTTAAGCCTATCGTTATTAATGATCAAAGAGGGCCAGTTAATTTTTATTTAGTACCTTATGCGAATCCTGTAATTGTTAGAGCATTATATAATGATGAAAAAATTATTAATCATGATACAGCGATGAAAGCAATCATAGAAAAAATCAAAGAAAATATAAACATAAATGAAAGAAATGTATTAATTACTCATGCCTTTGTCATAGGGGAGCAGTCTGTAGATACTTGTGAATCGGAACGTCCTTTATCAATTGGAGGAACAGATTATGTAGATGCAAATCATTTTAATCTTTTTAATTATACTGCTTTAGGACATCTACACAGACCACAAAAGGTTGGTTCAGAAAAGATTAGATATGCAGGTTCTCTTTTAAAATATTCTTTTTCAGAGCATATGCAAAAAAAATCTATTTCGATAATTAAGATGGATGGGGAAGGCGAGATTAAAGTAAACCAAGTAGAGCTTAATCCTCTTAGAGATATGCGTAAAATTAAAGGTAAATTGGAAAATTTACTAGATGCAGATATTTATAAAGATACAAATATTAATGACTACTTAATGGTAACGATTGAAGATGAAGGTGAAATTATGGATATCATGGGCAAGTTACGAACCGTTTATCCTAATGTGCTGAGCATTGAAAAAATTTCTTTTGCAAAGGATGGCGTAAAAGTAGCTTTAGGTAAAGATTTTGCCAAAAAGGACACTTTAGAACTTTTTAGTGATTTTTATTGTTCTTTAACGGGTAAAGAGTTCACCAAGGAAAAGAAAGATATTTTAATTAATGTTTTAAAAGAAATAAATAATGAGGGGAGGTAA
- a CDS encoding DMT family transporter, whose amino-acid sequence MTSDNKTRLLLFSVPLMWGLNFPFMKVGLEFITPLAYSSLRMVFSVAVAWIILYYSKTYQKIVKEDWKSMFFVSFFGFFIFQVLFILGVNLTTSGNAAIIVALLPISVVILNTILKIEQISKKTFGVIAFSFVGILLVILGSGKELSLAHNHLIGALMLLVGQFFFAYYTIFSKRLMAKYSSYQVIAYVFSISTFFFFLISIPELIQLDYKAVPQMGWSSNIYSGIFAIGIGNIIWVWGINKIGSTGTALYNNLTPVFAVIFAFLILGEKFSFIQFIGAAIIFIGLSMNRNKAGSTISQQVVFSNDE is encoded by the coding sequence ATGACTAGTGATAATAAAACAAGATTATTATTATTTTCAGTACCACTAATGTGGGGGCTTAATTTTCCTTTTATGAAGGTAGGCTTGGAATTTATTACACCACTTGCATATAGTTCGCTGAGGATGGTCTTTTCTGTAGCTGTAGCATGGATAATTTTATATTATTCTAAAACCTACCAAAAGATCGTAAAAGAAGACTGGAAAAGTATGTTCTTTGTAAGTTTTTTTGGATTTTTTATTTTTCAAGTATTATTTATTTTAGGCGTTAATTTAACTACATCAGGTAATGCAGCCATTATAGTTGCCTTATTACCAATTAGTGTTGTAATTTTAAATACTATCCTAAAAATAGAACAAATATCAAAGAAAACTTTTGGAGTAATTGCCTTTTCCTTTGTGGGAATACTTTTAGTAATTTTGGGGTCAGGTAAAGAATTAAGTTTAGCCCATAATCATCTAATCGGTGCTTTAATGCTGTTAGTAGGTCAATTCTTTTTTGCTTATTATACTATCTTTTCCAAAAGGTTAATGGCTAAATATTCATCATATCAAGTAATTGCGTACGTTTTCAGTATCTCCACCTTTTTCTTTTTTTTAATTTCAATTCCAGAACTGATCCAATTAGATTATAAGGCAGTCCCACAGATGGGCTGGAGTAGTAATATTTATTCCGGAATTTTTGCTATTGGAATAGGAAACATCATTTGGGTATGGGGAATAAATAAAATAGGTAGTACGGGAACAGCTCTATATAATAATTTAACGCCAGTATTTGCGGTGATTTTTGCTTTTTTAATCTTAGGAGAAAAATTTAGTTTTATTCAGTTTATAGGAGCTGCAATTATATTTATAGGTTTATCTATGAATAGAAACAAAGCAGGAAGCACTATTTCCCAGCAGGTTGTATTTAGTAATGATGAATAA
- the folE gene encoding GTP cyclohydrolase I FolE, which translates to MSINQAEIAKHIRGILVALGEDPDREGLQDTPQRVASMYAEIFAGIAYTNDQLVDMFNKTFEEDINTTEDSQDIVVMKDIEIFSHCEHHLALMYNMKVTIAYIPKDKVIGLSKMARIADMVGKRLQLQERIGQDIAEIMQKITETEDVAVIIEGEHGCMTTRGIKKPNAKTVTMTLRGNFNTDINLLNRLLILCK; encoded by the coding sequence ATGTCTATAAATCAAGCAGAAATAGCAAAACATATTCGAGGTATCTTAGTGGCTTTAGGTGAAGATCCTGATCGAGAAGGACTACAAGATACCCCCCAGAGAGTAGCAAGTATGTATGCAGAAATATTTGCAGGAATAGCATATACAAATGATCAATTAGTAGACATGTTTAATAAAACCTTTGAAGAAGATATAAATACTACGGAAGATAGCCAAGATATAGTAGTTATGAAGGACATTGAAATATTTAGTCATTGTGAACATCATTTAGCCTTAATGTATAATATGAAAGTAACTATAGCATATATTCCTAAAGATAAAGTGATAGGACTTAGTAAAATGGCTAGAATAGCTGATATGGTAGGAAAAAGGTTACAACTTCAAGAAAGAATTGGTCAAGATATTGCTGAGATTATGCAAAAAATAACTGAAACTGAAGATGTAGCTGTTATTATCGAGGGTGAGCATGGATGTATGACAACAAGAGGCATCAAAAAGCCTAATGCAAAAACAGTAACTATGACTTTACGAGGAAATTTTAATACGGATATAAATTTATTAAATAGATTATTAATATTGTGTAAATAA
- a CDS encoding nitrous oxide-stimulated promoter family protein gives MSRLKNERDTIEKMIKIYCHDKHHPEDELCTDCQALLDYASMRLKYCKFGEEKPVCGSCTIHCYKEDMRAKVKEVMRYAGPKMIYKHPLAAISHLIEKHRR, from the coding sequence ATGTCGAGATTAAAAAACGAAAGAGATACAATTGAAAAAATGATTAAAATATATTGTCATGATAAGCACCATCCAGAAGATGAACTTTGTACTGATTGTCAGGCTTTACTGGATTATGCTAGTATGCGTTTAAAGTATTGCAAATTTGGTGAAGAAAAGCCCGTGTGTGGTAGTTGTACCATACATTGTTATAAAGAAGATATGAGAGCAAAGGTAAAAGAAGTGATGAGATATGCTGGACCTAAAATGATTTATAAGCATCCACTTGCTGCGATTTCACATTTAATTGAAAAACATAGAAGATAA
- the lpdA gene encoding dihydrolipoyl dehydrogenase has product MDYDILIIGGGPGGYTAAIKAAQLGAKVGVIERENLGGTCLNWGCIPTKALYKNAEVMRTFSSADTFGITFSEFKLDFSKVQERKNGIISKLVSGIESLLKANKIEMIKGTASFLDKNTVQVSSEGGQANIYQAPKIIIATGSVATRPPIEGVDLPGVLTSKDLLETTEIPESLVIIGGGIIGMEFASIFNALGTKVKVIEFLPDILANLDKDIIKRLVPLLKKQGIEIYTSTKVQEIKEQDAELCVLVEGKKGKHELKSQKVLIAVGRKANLAGLDFEKAGIELEKGAIKVNENYETNIPGIFAIGDVNAKIMLAHVASHQGIQVSRYIIEKKPIQQSPIPSCVFIFPEIATVGMTEEKAKESGIGYKTSRFLVGANGKAMTLEEPEGLVKVICDEQNHIIGVHIMGAHASDLIGQGVLAIDQKMKAKDFSNLIFAHPTLAESLEEAILGIDDQAIHLIPKRKKA; this is encoded by the coding sequence ATGGACTATGATATCTTAATTATTGGTGGTGGTCCTGGAGGGTATACAGCTGCTATTAAAGCAGCTCAGTTAGGGGCAAAGGTAGGAGTTATCGAAAGAGAAAACCTTGGTGGAACCTGCTTAAATTGGGGCTGTATTCCTACCAAGGCTTTATATAAAAATGCTGAGGTTATGCGTACATTTTCTAGTGCTGATACCTTTGGCATAACATTTTCAGAGTTTAAACTGGATTTTTCAAAAGTACAAGAACGTAAAAATGGAATTATATCTAAATTAGTTAGTGGTATAGAATCTTTATTAAAAGCTAATAAAATAGAGATGATTAAAGGAACAGCAAGTTTTCTGGATAAAAATACCGTTCAGGTATCTTCTGAAGGCGGTCAAGCTAATATCTATCAGGCTCCTAAAATTATAATTGCCACAGGTTCTGTGGCTACTAGACCTCCCATAGAGGGAGTAGATCTACCAGGAGTATTAACCTCTAAAGATTTATTAGAAACGACAGAAATACCTGAAAGCCTAGTGATAATTGGTGGTGGCATCATTGGGATGGAATTTGCTTCTATTTTTAACGCCTTAGGCACAAAAGTAAAAGTCATTGAATTTTTACCTGATATTTTAGCTAATCTAGATAAAGATATTATTAAAAGATTAGTTCCTTTACTAAAAAAACAAGGAATCGAAATTTATACTTCGACTAAAGTACAAGAAATAAAAGAGCAAGATGCAGAGCTTTGTGTATTAGTAGAAGGTAAAAAGGGCAAACATGAGCTAAAGTCTCAAAAGGTTTTAATTGCTGTGGGGAGAAAGGCTAATTTAGCTGGACTTGATTTTGAAAAGGCAGGGATAGAGCTAGAAAAAGGGGCTATTAAGGTTAATGAAAATTATGAAACAAATATTCCAGGTATTTTTGCTATTGGTGATGTAAATGCAAAAATCATGTTAGCTCATGTAGCTTCCCACCAAGGAATACAAGTATCTCGGTATATTATTGAGAAAAAACCAATACAGCAATCTCCAATTCCAAGTTGTGTCTTTATTTTTCCAGAAATAGCAACCGTAGGAATGACAGAAGAAAAGGCTAAAGAATCTGGCATAGGATATAAAACTAGTCGGTTTTTAGTTGGAGCTAATGGTAAAGCTATGACCTTAGAGGAACCTGAAGGATTAGTGAAAGTAATTTGTGATGAACAAAACCACATAATCGGTGTGCATATCATGGGAGCACATGCTTCTGATTTAATTGGGCAGGGAGTTTTAGCTATAGATCAGAAAATGAAAGCTAAGGATTTCAGTAATTTAATTTTTGCTCATCCTACCTTAGCAGAAAGCTTAGAAGAAGCTATTTTAGGCATTGACGATCAAGCAATTCATTTAATTCCCAAAAGAAAAAAGGCGTAA
- the gcvPB gene encoding aminomethyl-transferring glycine dehydrogenase subunit GcvPB, whose translation MSSYDKLIFEISKEGRKAYKLPPLDVPEQNLSEFLSLDLLRAEEVNLPEVSEGDVVRHYTLLSNKNYGVDTGFYPLGSCTMKYNPKINEDMAGLDGFTELHPYQPVETAQGALKLMYELEKMLSEVAGMDGFTLQPAAGAHGELTGLMLIKAYHESRGDYKRNKIIVPDSAHGTNPASAQVAGFDIIEIKSNDQGVVDVDALKEVLSDDIAGLMLTNPNTLGLFETSIMEVSQLVHDAGGLLYYDGANMNAIMGITRPGDMGFDVIHFNLHKTFSTPHGGGGPGSGPVGVKKELLPFLPVPVIIKDDDNYAFDYERANSIGKVKNFYGNFGVLVKAYTYIKTMGGEGLKKASEVAVLNTNYIKEKLKDYYKLPMETVTKHEVVFSGLKKNENEIKTLDVAKRLLDYGYHPPTVYFPLIVPEALMIEPTETESKETIDSFIEVMIKIAKEAKENPELLKNAPHYTPVRRIDEVKAARELVLKYEVEKL comes from the coding sequence ATGAGTAGTTATGATAAATTAATTTTTGAAATTTCCAAAGAAGGACGCAAGGCTTACAAATTACCACCTCTTGATGTTCCAGAACAAAATCTTAGTGAATTTTTATCTTTAGATTTATTAAGAGCAGAAGAGGTTAATTTACCGGAAGTAAGTGAAGGTGATGTAGTCCGACATTATACGCTTTTATCCAATAAAAACTATGGAGTAGATACGGGCTTTTATCCTTTAGGATCATGCACGATGAAATATAATCCTAAAATTAATGAAGATATGGCAGGTTTAGATGGATTTACAGAGCTTCACCCTTATCAGCCCGTAGAAACTGCTCAAGGTGCCTTAAAATTAATGTATGAATTAGAAAAGATGCTTTCTGAGGTAGCGGGAATGGACGGATTTACTCTACAACCTGCTGCAGGGGCTCATGGTGAGTTAACAGGCTTAATGTTAATAAAGGCATATCATGAAAGTAGGGGCGACTATAAACGTAATAAAATAATTGTTCCAGACTCTGCCCATGGGACTAATCCTGCAAGTGCTCAAGTGGCTGGTTTTGATATTATTGAAATTAAATCTAATGACCAGGGAGTAGTAGATGTAGATGCTTTAAAAGAAGTTTTAAGTGATGATATAGCAGGACTCATGTTAACAAATCCTAATACACTTGGACTTTTTGAAACAAGTATAATGGAAGTTTCCCAGTTAGTTCATGATGCAGGTGGACTTTTATATTATGATGGAGCAAATATGAATGCAATTATGGGCATCACAAGGCCTGGGGATATGGGATTTGATGTTATACATTTTAATTTACATAAAACCTTTTCTACCCCTCATGGAGGCGGGGGCCCTGGAAGTGGCCCTGTGGGTGTAAAAAAAGAATTATTACCTTTTTTACCTGTACCCGTAATTATAAAGGATGACGATAATTATGCTTTTGATTACGAGAGGGCTAATTCTATTGGTAAGGTAAAGAATTTTTATGGTAATTTTGGGGTCTTAGTAAAAGCTTATACCTATATTAAAACTATGGGCGGCGAAGGTTTAAAAAAGGCAAGTGAAGTAGCTGTATTAAATACTAATTATATTAAAGAAAAGTTAAAAGACTATTATAAATTACCGATGGAAACCGTAACTAAGCATGAAGTAGTTTTTTCAGGATTAAAGAAAAATGAAAATGAGATTAAAACTTTAGATGTCGCTAAACGCTTATTAGATTACGGATATCATCCTCCAACTGTCTACTTTCCATTAATCGTGCCCGAGGCTTTAATGATTGAGCCTACCGAAACAGAAAGTAAAGAAACAATAGACAGCTTTATTGAGGTAATGATAAAAATAGCTAAGGAAGCTAAAGAAAATCCAGAACTGCTAAAAAATGCTCCCCACTATACTCCTGTTAGACGCATAGATGAAGTTAAGGCAGCCAGGGAACTTGTTTTAAAATATGAAGTTGAAAAATTATAA
- the gcvPA gene encoding aminomethyl-transferring glycine dehydrogenase subunit GcvPA, whose amino-acid sequence MYPYIPNTPKDIEEMLSEMKVKNIEDLFSDIPENIKIEKLNLEKAKSELEVTRYITDLARKNRNLTELTNFLGAGAYDRYIPSVVKHLASRSEFYTAYTPYQPEISQGTLQVIFEYQSMMCELTGMDVANASLYDGATACVEAAFMASSVTKRNKVLVSETVHPETRKVLKTYLRFKDIEMVELECKNGSTDLEEIENNLDKDTAAVILQNPNFFGIVENHQDIIAKIKAHKSLFILSTDPISLALLKSPGELGVDIVVGEGQSLGNPLNFGGPYLGFLATTKKLMRKIPGRIVGQSIDTDNKRAFVLTLQAREQHIRRFKATSNICSNQALNALIASVYLVTMGKKGIKEVAYQSVQKAHYAYDEISKLDKFKPTFKDQPFFYEFAINSDLNVDKINSSLLEKNILGGYPLQNSSSKYANDVLYCVTEKRTKEEIDTLVSALEVIS is encoded by the coding sequence ATGTATCCATATATTCCAAACACTCCAAAAGATATAGAAGAAATGTTAAGTGAGATGAAAGTAAAGAATATCGAAGATCTATTTAGTGATATCCCGGAAAATATAAAGATAGAAAAACTTAATTTAGAAAAGGCTAAGTCTGAATTAGAAGTAACAAGATATATCACAGATTTAGCCAGGAAAAATAGAAATCTTACTGAACTTACAAACTTTCTAGGTGCAGGAGCTTATGATCGTTACATTCCATCTGTGGTTAAACATCTGGCTTCTCGTTCAGAATTTTATACTGCTTATACACCTTATCAACCTGAAATAAGCCAGGGAACTTTACAAGTGATTTTTGAATATCAAAGCATGATGTGTGAATTAACGGGTATGGATGTGGCTAATGCTTCTCTTTATGATGGAGCGACTGCTTGCGTAGAGGCAGCTTTTATGGCTAGTAGTGTAACAAAAAGAAATAAGGTCTTGGTTTCTGAAACGGTTCACCCTGAAACTAGAAAAGTTTTAAAAACATATTTACGATTTAAAGATATCGAAATGGTAGAGTTAGAGTGTAAAAATGGAAGTACAGATTTAGAGGAAATAGAAAATAATTTAGATAAAGATACAGCAGCCGTTATATTACAAAACCCTAATTTTTTTGGGATAGTAGAAAATCATCAAGATATTATAGCTAAAATTAAAGCACATAAATCTTTATTTATCTTAAGTACTGATCCTATTAGTTTAGCTTTATTAAAATCTCCCGGTGAATTAGGGGTAGATATTGTAGTAGGTGAAGGACAATCTCTAGGAAATCCTCTTAACTTTGGGGGTCCTTATTTAGGATTTTTAGCAACTACTAAAAAACTAATGCGCAAAATCCCAGGAAGAATAGTAGGACAGTCAATCGATACTGATAATAAACGTGCTTTTGTCCTTACCCTTCAGGCGAGAGAGCAACATATAAGACGTTTTAAAGCTACTTCAAATATTTGTTCAAACCAGGCTTTAAATGCTTTAATTGCTTCTGTATATTTAGTAACTATGGGTAAAAAGGGAATTAAAGAAGTAGCCTATCAATCCGTGCAAAAAGCACATTATGCATATGATGAAATTAGTAAATTAGATAAATTTAAGCCAACTTTTAAAGATCAACCTTTCTTTTATGAATTTGCGATTAATAGTGATTTAAATGTGGATAAAATAAATAGTAGTCTTTTAGAAAAAAATATCTTAGGTGGCTATCCATTACAAAATTCATCTAGTAAGTATGCTAATGATGTATTGTATTGTGTCACGGAAAAAAGAACGAAAGAAGAAATAGATACTTTAGTAAGTGCTTTGGAGGTGATTTCATGA
- the gcvH gene encoding glycine cleavage system protein GcvH yields the protein MKIEKDLVYSKEHEWVRVEGNEAVIGISDFAQHSLGDIVFVELPEVDDEFDQDEILGVVESVKAASDVYIPVSGKVIEVNDEIVDNPALINQDPYEHWFIKVELKDKGELEDLLSPKEYKEFLSEEE from the coding sequence ATGAAAATTGAAAAGGACTTAGTTTATTCGAAGGAACATGAATGGGTTAGAGTAGAGGGAAATGAAGCCGTAATTGGAATAAGTGATTTTGCCCAGCATTCTCTAGGAGATATTGTTTTTGTAGAACTTCCTGAAGTGGATGATGAATTTGATCAAGATGAAATTTTAGGTGTTGTTGAATCAGTTAAAGCAGCTTCTGATGTATATATACCAGTGAGTGGTAAGGTAATTGAAGTTAACGACGAAATTGTCGATAATCCAGCTTTAATAAATCAAGATCCTTATGAGCACTGGTTTATTAAAGTAGAATTAAAAGATAAAGGTGAATTAGAAGATTTATTAAGTCCTAAGGAGTATAAAGAGTTTTTAAGCGAGGAGGAATAA